One genomic window of uncultured delta proteobacterium includes the following:
- a CDS encoding TrbC/VIRB2 family protein, which yields MRIQHSILALALVTVLAIPEAAFASNGITEFSGPLERVMSTLTGDAGKWISIIAMALCGVVFIIQKDDISGGFKMLLSVVFAISFIAFAASIVNSIFTFSGALVA from the coding sequence ATGCGTATTCAGCATAGCATCCTGGCCCTGGCCCTTGTCACCGTCCTTGCCATTCCCGAAGCGGCTTTTGCCAGCAACGGCATTACCGAGTTTTCCGGCCCCCTGGAAAGGGTCATGAGCACTCTGACCGGCGACGCGGGCAAATGGATTTCGATTATCGCCATGGCGCTCTGCGGCGTGGTGTTCATCATACAGAAAGACGACATTTCGGGCGGCTTCAAAATGCTGCTCTCCGTGGTCTTTGCCATCAGCTTCATTGCCTTTGCGGCGAGTATCGTCAATTCCATCTTCACCTTCAGCGGGGCGTTGGTGGCGTAA